One part of the Solanum dulcamara chromosome 3, daSolDulc1.2, whole genome shotgun sequence genome encodes these proteins:
- the LOC129882755 gene encoding low affinity inorganic phosphate transporter 1-like, whose translation MAGDMKVLNALDSAKTQWYHFTAIIIAGMGFFTDAYDLFCISLVTKLLGRIYYHVDGSSKPGSLPPNVSAAVNGVAFCGTLAGQLFFGWLGDKMGRKKVYGMTLMLMCICSIASGLSFGREPKTVLTTLCFFRFWLGFGIGGDYPLSATIMSEYANKKTRGAFIAAVFAMQGFGILAGGIFAIIISAAFQACFKAPAYEEDALGSTVPQADYVWRIILMVGSIPALLTYYWRMKMPETARYTALVAKNVKQATADMEKVMQVDIEAEQKEHAVSSVKSGNEFGLFTKQFLSRHGLHLLGTTSTWFLLDIAYYSQNLFQKDIFSAIGWIPAAKTMNAIEEVYKIARAQTLIALCSTVPGYWFTVFLIDRIGRFTIQLIGFTMMTVFMFALAIPYHHWTLPGHHIGFVVLYSLTFFFANFGPNATTFVVPAEIFPARLRSTCHGISAASGKLGAMVGAFGFLYLAQPEDKAKADAGYPAGIGVRNSLIVLGVVNLLGAFFTFLVPESKGKSLEEMSRENEDSAEEGAEVEDH comes from the coding sequence atggcTGGGGATATGAAGGTTTTGAATGCACTTGATTCGGCAAAAACACAATGGTATCACTTCACAGCAATCATAATAGCTGGAATGGGATTTTTCACTGATGCCTACGATCTCTTCTGCATATCTCTAGTCACTAAGTTGCTTGGACGCATTTACTACCATGTCGATGGCTCTTCAAAGCCTGGTTCACTACCTCCCAATGTCTCCGCTGCTGTCAATGGTGTCGCCTTCTGTGGTACCCTTGCTGGCCAACTCTTCTTTGGCTGGCTTGGTGACAAAATGGGCAGGAAGAAAGTCTATGGCATGACCCTTATGCTCATGTGTATATGTTCCATTGCTTCTGGCCTTTCTTTCGGTAGGGAGCCTAAGACTGTCTTGACCACCCTCTGCTTCTTTCGCTTCTGGCTTGGTTTTGGAATTGGTGGCGATTACCCTCTTTCTGCAACTATTATGTCTGAATATGCTAACAAAAAGACGAGGGGTGCCTTCATTGCTGCTGTTTTCGCTATGCAAGGATTTGGGATCCTGGCAGGTGGTATTTTTGCCATCATTATCTCTGCTGCATTCCAGGCTTGTTTCAAGGCACCAGCCTATGAAGAGGATGCGCTTGGTTCAACGGTTCCTCAAGCAGATTACGTTTggaggattatattgatggttGGGTCAATTCCTGCCCTCCTCACTTACTACTGGAGGATGAAGATGCCTGAAACTGCTCGTTACACTGCTCTTGTAGCCAAAAATGTTAAGCAGGCCACTGCAGATATGGAAAAGGTTATGCAGGTTGACATTGAGGCAGAGCAAAAAGAGCATGCAGTTTCTTCTGTAAAGTCCGGCAATGAATTTGGTTTGTTCACGAAACAATTTCTTAGTCGACATGGACTTCACTTGCTTGGCACAACCAGCACATGGTTTCTTCTTGACATTGCATACTACAGCCAAAACTTGTTCCAAAAGGACATTTTCAGTGCCATTGGATGGATTCCTGCTGCCAAGACTATGAATGCAATTGAAGAGGTTTACAAAATTGCACGGGCCCAAACTCTTATCGCTCTCTGCAGTACCGTGCCTGGCTACTGGTTTACAGTGTTTCTCATTGACAGGATTGGCAGGTTTACCATTCAATTGATTGGCTTCACAATGATGACAGTGTTCATGTTTGCTCTGGCCATTCCTTACCACCACTGGACTCTCCCTGGCCACCATATCGGGTTTGTGGTCCTCTATTCACTGACCTTCTTCTTTGCCAACTTTGGACCCAACGCCACTACATTTGTCGTGCCTGCTGAGATTTTCCCTGCTAGATTGAGGTCGACTTGCCATGGAATATCAGCTGCAAGTGGAAAGTTAGGGGCAATGGTGGGTGCATTTGGATTCTTGTATTTGGCTCAGCCAGAAGACAAGGCCAAGGCTGATGCAGGGTATCCTGCTGGAATTGGGGTGAGGAATTCACTCATTGTCCTTGGCGTGGTCAACCTTCTGGGAGCATTTTTCACTTTCTTGGTTCCAGAATCCAAGGGGAAGTCACTCGAAGAGATGTCAAGGGAAAACGAAGACTCAGCTGAGGAAGGAGCAGAAGTGGAGGATCATTAA